One part of the Thermodesulfovibrio sp. 3462-1 genome encodes these proteins:
- the uvrC gene encoding excinuclease ABC subunit UvrC, translated as MIDLTTVPSLPGVYIFKDASEKVLYVGKAKNLKNRLKSYFQSSELDERKKKMVQFVKDFSYIVTSNEYEALVLEANLIKEYKPPYNVLLRDDKNYPYLRITITEDWPRIDVVRKPKRDGNLYFGPYVPAQSMWEALSFIRRNFPIRTCKYNLNKPIRPCVQYQMKRCPAPCAGLIKKEDYMKGVEEVVLFLKGKKTELLDRLYEKMQKLAQELKFEEAAVVRDQIRRLERIFSQQRVVSQAIEDMDVIGLYMKNSKISVNVLFVRNGLLIGSKDWIVKKAFYENEGELISSVVEALYSKDLLIPSTIMMKKLPESLDEIKEWLKVQRGAPVEFKTPSSEEERALLDMALNNAKIHIESKLSPVETTLEELKQRLNLIETPSKIGAFDVSTLFGAHSVGSFIYWEDGNFSKNFYRHLKIKEPRGIDDYSAMKEIVLRVVRKFDTDEGVPKPDLILIDGGLGHLNTALKVINELKEELPCFAIAKEPDRLVFPDGKEILLEDKKSSSLLLKKIRNEAHRFAISYHKKLRKKATFQSVLEKIPGIGKKRRLTLLRHFGSIEKIKTASLEEIASLPGFNLTVAQKVIEALN; from the coding sequence ATGATTGATTTAACCACGGTGCCTTCTTTGCCAGGAGTTTATATTTTTAAGGATGCCTCTGAAAAGGTTCTTTATGTTGGAAAGGCAAAAAATCTTAAAAACAGGCTCAAGAGTTACTTTCAAAGCAGTGAACTTGACGAAAGAAAGAAAAAAATGGTTCAGTTTGTAAAGGATTTCTCCTACATTGTTACATCAAATGAGTATGAAGCCCTTGTTCTTGAAGCAAACCTTATAAAAGAGTATAAACCACCTTACAATGTTTTATTAAGAGATGATAAAAATTATCCATACCTAAGAATAACAATTACTGAAGACTGGCCAAGAATAGATGTTGTTCGGAAGCCAAAGAGAGACGGTAATTTATATTTTGGTCCTTATGTTCCTGCTCAATCAATGTGGGAAGCTTTATCATTTATAAGAAGAAATTTTCCAATAAGAACCTGCAAATACAATTTAAACAAACCTATTCGTCCTTGTGTTCAATATCAGATGAAAAGATGTCCTGCTCCATGTGCTGGTTTAATAAAAAAAGAAGATTACATGAAAGGAGTTGAAGAGGTTGTTTTATTTTTAAAGGGTAAAAAAACTGAGTTACTTGATAGATTGTATGAAAAGATGCAAAAACTTGCTCAGGAACTTAAATTTGAAGAAGCTGCTGTTGTTAGAGATCAGATTAGAAGACTTGAAAGGATATTTTCTCAACAGAGAGTGGTCTCTCAAGCTATTGAAGACATGGATGTTATAGGGCTTTATATGAAAAATTCAAAAATATCCGTCAATGTTTTATTTGTAAGGAATGGCTTGCTTATTGGCTCAAAAGACTGGATAGTTAAAAAGGCTTTTTATGAAAATGAAGGAGAGCTCATCAGCTCAGTAGTTGAGGCTCTCTATTCAAAGGATTTACTGATTCCTTCAACGATTATGATGAAAAAATTACCGGAAAGTCTTGATGAAATAAAGGAATGGCTAAAAGTTCAAAGAGGTGCTCCTGTTGAATTCAAAACTCCTTCTTCTGAAGAAGAAAGAGCACTTCTTGATATGGCATTAAATAATGCAAAAATTCATATAGAATCAAAGCTTTCACCAGTAGAGACTACACTTGAAGAGCTTAAACAGAGACTTAATCTTATAGAAACTCCTTCCAAAATTGGTGCCTTTGATGTATCAACTCTTTTTGGAGCTCATTCTGTGGGAAGTTTCATTTACTGGGAAGACGGAAACTTTAGCAAAAATTTTTACAGACATTTAAAAATAAAGGAACCCCGGGGAATTGATGATTATTCAGCCATGAAGGAGATTGTCTTAAGAGTTGTAAGAAAGTTTGACACAGATGAAGGAGTTCCAAAACCAGATTTAATTCTTATTGATGGTGGTTTAGGACACTTAAATACTGCATTGAAAGTTATAAATGAGTTGAAAGAGGAGCTACCATGTTTTGCAATTGCAAAGGAACCTGACAGGCTTGTTTTTCCTGATGGCAAGGAGATACTTCTTGAAGATAAAAAATCCTCTTCACTTTTACTAAAAAAAATAAGAAATGAGGCTCACAGATTTGCCATATCCTATCATAAAAAGCTCAGAAAGAAAGCCACTTTTCAGTCAGTTCTTGAAAAAATCCCAGGAATTGGTAAAAAAAGAAGGCTTACACTGCTCAGACATTTTGGCAGCATTGAAAAAATAAAGACTGCATCCTTAGAGGAAATAGCATCTTTACCAGGATTTAACCTGACAGTTGCTCAAAAAGTTATTGAAGCACTTAATTGA